A genomic segment from Curtobacterium sp. MCSS17_007 encodes:
- a CDS encoding phosphatase PAP2 family protein, whose amino-acid sequence MTRTPERIAPESRGPLVSRRLRWALLAALGFVIVPLVYAAAVLTPIGQRVEDAALGGVRESDLFGSDTALNVISVPVILLLVVVIAAVAFARRRLAVGLGAGVVVLASAATSTLVKRIAERPEIAQSETPNSFPSGHATIALAALFAVLLVTPRRWRSVVTVLGAGYAVFVANQTVVYGWHRVSDIVGACAIALFWLGLVRAVGPRVDRGERGDRDGRRGPRRLVTALLLLATGVTFLVGVVAVVAGLSGVADLHDAVLVAGRMASSVSVLAVVTVVWLADGLHHAAQTDARTLPPRR is encoded by the coding sequence GTGACCCGCACGCCCGAACGCATCGCGCCCGAGTCGCGCGGACCGTTGGTCTCACGACGGTTGCGGTGGGCGCTGCTGGCAGCTCTGGGGTTCGTGATCGTGCCTCTCGTCTACGCCGCCGCCGTGCTGACGCCGATCGGGCAGCGGGTCGAGGACGCCGCACTCGGCGGGGTCCGGGAGTCCGACCTGTTCGGATCGGACACTGCACTGAACGTCATCTCGGTGCCGGTCATCCTGTTGCTGGTGGTCGTGATCGCCGCCGTCGCGTTCGCCCGGCGCCGGCTCGCGGTGGGGCTGGGAGCGGGCGTCGTGGTGCTCGCGTCGGCAGCCACCTCGACGCTCGTCAAGCGTATCGCCGAGCGCCCGGAGATCGCCCAGTCAGAGACGCCCAACTCGTTCCCGTCGGGGCACGCCACGATCGCGCTGGCGGCACTGTTCGCGGTGCTGCTCGTGACGCCGCGGCGGTGGCGTTCCGTCGTCACGGTCCTCGGGGCGGGGTACGCGGTGTTCGTGGCGAACCAGACCGTCGTGTACGGGTGGCACCGGGTGAGCGACATCGTCGGTGCCTGCGCGATCGCCCTGTTCTGGCTCGGGCTCGTCCGCGCTGTCGGCCCGCGGGTCGACCGTGGTGAGCGCGGTGACCGGGACGGGCGGCGGGGCCCCCGTCGCCTGGTGACGGCGCTGCTCCTGCTCGCGACGGGCGTCACCTTCCTGGTCGGTGTGGTCGCCGTCGTGGCGGGCCTCTCCGGGGTCGCCGACCTGCACGACGCCGTCCTGGTCGCCGGCCGGATGGCCTCGAGCGTGAGCGTGCTGGCGGTCGTGACCGTCGTCTGGCTCGCCGACGGGCTCCACCACGCCGCGCAGACGGACGCACGCACCCTGCCGCCGCGCCGCTGA
- a CDS encoding CE1758 family FMN-dependent luciferase-like monooxygenase translates to MQFGIFTVSDVTTDPTTGTTPDDTQRVRDILTIAEHADQAGLDVFATGEHHNPPFVASSPTTMLGYLAGRTKHITLSTSTTLVTTNDPVRIAEEYAMLQVVSDGRMDLMMGRGNTGPVYPWFGQDIRQGVNLAIENYALIRQLWENDVVNWQGKFRTPLQGFTSTPRPLDGVAPFVWHGSIRTPEIAEQAAYYGDGFLHNNIFWPIQHTEQMVGLYRQRFEHYGHGTADQAIVGLGGQFFARKNSQDAWSEFRPYFDNAPVYGHGPSMEDFTAQTPLTVGSPQQVIDRYATMKDHVGHYQRQMFLIDHAGLPLKTVLEQIDILAEDIVPELRKINEADRPAHVPSDPPSHADRVAAALAAGTAGSDHVAAEDEWTGASV, encoded by the coding sequence ATGCAGTTCGGGATCTTCACCGTCAGCGACGTCACGACGGACCCCACGACCGGGACCACGCCGGACGACACCCAGCGCGTCCGGGACATCCTCACGATCGCCGAGCACGCGGACCAGGCCGGCCTCGACGTCTTCGCCACCGGCGAGCACCACAACCCGCCGTTCGTCGCCTCGAGCCCGACGACGATGCTCGGCTACCTCGCCGGTCGGACGAAGCACATCACCCTGTCGACGAGCACGACCCTCGTCACCACGAACGACCCGGTGCGCATCGCCGAGGAGTACGCGATGCTCCAGGTCGTCAGCGACGGCCGCATGGACCTCATGATGGGGCGCGGCAACACCGGCCCGGTCTACCCGTGGTTCGGCCAGGACATCCGCCAGGGCGTGAACCTGGCGATCGAGAACTACGCGCTCATCCGCCAGCTGTGGGAGAACGACGTCGTGAACTGGCAGGGCAAGTTCCGCACGCCGCTGCAGGGCTTCACCTCGACCCCGCGCCCCCTCGACGGTGTCGCGCCGTTCGTCTGGCACGGGTCGATCCGCACGCCCGAGATCGCCGAGCAGGCCGCGTACTACGGCGACGGCTTCCTGCACAACAACATCTTCTGGCCGATCCAGCACACCGAGCAGATGGTCGGCCTCTACCGCCAGCGCTTCGAGCACTACGGGCACGGCACGGCCGACCAGGCGATCGTCGGCCTCGGCGGGCAGTTCTTCGCCCGGAAGAACTCGCAGGACGCGTGGAGCGAGTTCCGCCCCTACTTCGACAACGCCCCGGTCTACGGCCACGGCCCCTCGATGGAGGACTTCACCGCCCAGACCCCGCTCACCGTCGGCTCGCCGCAGCAGGTGATCGACCGCTACGCAACGATGAAGGACCACGTCGGGCACTACCAGCGTCAGATGTTCCTCATCGACCACGCGGGGCTGCCCCTCAAGACGGTGCTCGAGCAGATCGACATCCTGGCCGAGGACATCGTCCCCGAGCTCCGGAAGATCAACGAGGCGGACCGTCCGGCGCACGTGCCGTCCGACCCGCCGTCGCACGCCGACCGCGTGGCTGCTGCACTCGCCGCGGGGACCGCGGGCAGCGACCACGTCGCGGCCGAGGACGAGTGGACGGGCGCGTCCGTCTGA
- a CDS encoding DUF4383 domain-containing protein, which yields MAIKEPSITASPNRALALTAGSLLALWGFLGFFFAADGDPGFFSREGGMLWNAFGVNPALCLLWVLLAVVLLITGLGTTIGSRNGNRLVGVVLVVMAVYGFALGGTPANVFALTFADNLFHAIVGVVLLLTAFGADRENVRAIRAAARA from the coding sequence GTGGCCATCAAGGAACCGAGCATCACGGCCTCGCCGAACCGGGCCCTCGCCCTGACGGCCGGATCGCTCCTGGCACTCTGGGGCTTCCTCGGCTTCTTCTTCGCCGCCGACGGCGACCCCGGCTTCTTCAGCCGTGAGGGCGGCATGCTCTGGAACGCCTTCGGCGTGAACCCGGCGCTCTGCCTGCTCTGGGTGCTGCTCGCGGTCGTGCTCCTCATCACCGGGCTCGGCACCACCATCGGCTCGCGCAACGGCAACCGTCTCGTCGGCGTCGTGCTCGTCGTCATGGCGGTCTACGGCTTCGCACTCGGCGGCACCCCGGCCAACGTGTTCGCCCTGACCTTCGCGGACAACCTGTTCCACGCGATCGTCGGCGTCGTCCTGCTCCTCACCGCGTTCGGTGCGGACCGCGAGAACGTCCGCGCGATCCGGGCGGCCGCTCGCGCCTGA